A region of Pasteurellaceae bacterium Orientalotternb1 DNA encodes the following proteins:
- a CDS encoding glycerate dehydrogenase (Catalyzes the reduction of hydroxypyruvate to form D-glycerate, using NADH as an electron donor) has translation MNIVFLDRTGIPASHNIPRPSFPHNWVEYDRTSADETFERAKDADIVVTSKVVFNRALMEKLPKLKLIAITATGTNNVDLVAAKELGIAVKNVTGYSSVTVPEHVLGMIFALKHSLIGYHRDQITSDRWATCGQFCYTDYPITDVRGATLGVFGKGCLGTEVGRLAELLGMKVLYAEHRNATQVRDGYTSFEDVLKQADIVTLHCPLTETTQNLINAETLAMMKPTAYLINTGRGPLVDEAALLNALENGIIAGAALDVLVKEPPEKDNPLMQAAKRLPNLLITPHIAWASDSAVTTLVNKVAQNIEEFVQSTN, from the coding sequence ATGAATATTGTTTTCCTAGACCGCACAGGCATTCCCGCCAGCCATAATATTCCTCGCCCAAGTTTTCCACATAATTGGGTGGAATATGATCGAACCTCTGCGGATGAAACTTTTGAGCGAGCCAAAGATGCTGACATCGTGGTCACGAGTAAAGTGGTGTTTAACCGTGCATTGATGGAAAAACTGCCAAAGCTGAAACTGATTGCGATTACCGCCACAGGCACAAATAACGTGGATTTAGTCGCTGCCAAAGAGCTTGGTATTGCAGTGAAAAATGTCACGGGTTATTCCAGTGTTACCGTGCCTGAACACGTTTTAGGTATGATTTTTGCGTTAAAACATAGTTTAATTGGCTATCATCGTGATCAAATCACGTCAGATCGTTGGGCAACTTGCGGGCAATTCTGCTACACCGATTATCCGATTACGGATGTGCGTGGTGCAACTTTAGGCGTGTTTGGCAAGGGCTGTTTAGGGACAGAAGTCGGGCGTTTAGCGGAATTATTAGGTATGAAAGTGCTTTATGCAGAACATCGCAATGCCACTCAAGTGCGTGATGGCTATACGTCATTTGAAGATGTGTTGAAGCAAGCAGATATTGTCACGCTGCACTGCCCGCTCACCGAAACCACTCAAAATTTGATCAATGCGGAAACCTTAGCAATGATGAAACCAACCGCTTATTTAATCAACACGGGGCGTGGGCCTTTAGTTGATGAAGCGGCTTTGTTGAATGCGTTAGAAAATGGGATTATTGCAGGGGCAGCATTAGATGTGCTTGTAAAAGAGCCACCAGAAAAAGATAATCCTCTGATGCAAGCGGCAAAACGTTTGCCGAACTTGTTGATTACACCACATATTGCGTGGGCGAGTGACTCTGCTGTGACCACTTTAGTCAATAAAGTTGCCCAAAACATCGAAGAATTTGTTCAATCCACAAACTAG
- a CDS encoding 3-deoxy-8-phosphooctulonate synthase, which translates to MNKTIQLGNIGIANDKPFVLFGGMNVLESRDMAMAVCEKYVEVTQKLGVPYVFKASFDKANRSSIHSYRGPGMEQGLKIFQELKDQFGVKIITDVHEIYQCQPVADVVDIIQLPAFLARQTDLVEAMARTGAVINVKKPQFLSPSQMGNIVEKIEECGNDKVILCDRGTNFGYDNLVVDMLGFSIMKKVSKGCPVIFDVTHSLQCRDPFGAASSGRRSQVTELARSGMAVGLAGLFLEAHPDPNNAKCDGPSALPLSALEGFISQMKAIDDLVKSFPELDTSN; encoded by the coding sequence ATGAACAAAACCATTCAACTTGGCAATATTGGAATTGCGAACGACAAACCTTTTGTGCTTTTTGGCGGAATGAACGTGCTAGAAAGTCGTGATATGGCAATGGCGGTGTGTGAAAAATATGTCGAAGTCACGCAAAAACTCGGTGTGCCATACGTTTTCAAAGCCTCTTTTGACAAAGCGAATCGTTCATCGATTCACTCTTATCGTGGGCCAGGAATGGAGCAAGGGTTGAAAATTTTCCAAGAATTGAAAGATCAATTTGGCGTGAAAATCATCACCGATGTACACGAAATTTATCAATGTCAGCCTGTTGCAGACGTTGTGGATATTATCCAACTGCCTGCGTTTTTGGCTCGCCAGACGGATTTAGTGGAAGCGATGGCTCGTACGGGGGCAGTGATTAACGTGAAAAAACCGCAATTTTTAAGCCCTAGTCAAATGGGGAATATCGTGGAAAAAATTGAAGAGTGCGGTAACGATAAAGTGATTTTATGCGATCGCGGCACCAACTTCGGCTATGATAACTTAGTGGTGGATATGTTGGGCTTTAGTATTATGAAGAAAGTCTCCAAAGGCTGCCCAGTGATTTTTGATGTGACCCACTCGCTGCAATGTCGTGATCCATTCGGGGCCGCATCAAGCGGTCGTCGCTCACAAGTGACCGAACTCGCTCGCTCGGGGATGGCAGTTGGCTTGGCAGGCTTGTTCTTAGAAGCTCACCCAGATCCAAACAACGCCAAATGCGATGGTCCTTCCGCCTTGCCATTATCGGCATTAGAAGGTTTCATCAGCCAAATGAAAGCGATTGATGATTTGGTGAAATCGTTCCCTGAATTAGACACCTCTAACTAA
- a CDS encoding protein-(glutamine-N5) methyltransferase, release factor-specific, with protein MGEKDPFLNAKFDANLLLQAVTKRSKSAIFAFPETLLNENELKQLAALLVRRAKGEPMAYILGEKEFWSLPLAVSTATLIPRPDTERLVELALDWTNKRSDPAKVLQILDLGTGTGAIALALASELGERAVIIGVDKEPEAVALAERNRQALGFNNVRFLQSDWFDALKNQQFDLIVSNPPYIDENDENLQVGDVRFEPLSALVAGEQGMADLQKIIENAPFYLRYNGALMLEHGWQQAAWVQKKFTQNQWDNIETVKDYGGNDRVTWAIWTT; from the coding sequence ATGGGCGAAAAGGATCCGTTTTTAAATGCGAAATTTGACGCTAATTTGCTGCTGCAAGCGGTGACAAAACGGTCAAAATCGGCAATTTTTGCCTTTCCTGAAACCTTGTTGAACGAGAACGAACTTAAACAGTTGGCTGCGTTATTGGTTCGTCGTGCGAAAGGTGAACCGATGGCGTATATTTTGGGTGAGAAAGAGTTTTGGTCGTTACCGTTGGCGGTTTCGACGGCAACGCTGATCCCTCGCCCTGACACGGAGCGGTTAGTCGAGTTAGCGTTAGATTGGACGAACAAGCGGTCAGATCCTGCGAAAGTTTTGCAAATTCTCGATCTCGGCACAGGCACGGGGGCGATTGCTTTGGCGTTGGCGAGTGAATTGGGTGAACGAGCAGTGATTATTGGGGTCGATAAAGAACCTGAAGCGGTGGCGTTGGCGGAGCGGAATCGCCAAGCTCTCGGTTTCAACAATGTGCGGTTTCTGCAGAGCGATTGGTTCGATGCCTTGAAAAATCAGCAGTTCGATCTCATTGTGAGTAATCCACCTTACATCGATGAAAACGATGAAAATCTGCAAGTTGGTGATGTGCGATTTGAGCCGCTTTCTGCGTTGGTGGCGGGCGAGCAAGGCATGGCGGATTTGCAAAAAATCATTGAAAACGCACCGTTTTATTTGCGTTATAATGGGGCGTTAATGTTGGAACACGGCTGGCAACAAGCGGCTTGGGTTCAGAAAAAATTCACACAAAATCAATGGGATAATATTGAAACCGTTAAAGATTATGGCGGTAATGACAGAGTAACGTGGGCAATATGGACGACATAA
- a CDS encoding ATPase, with product MERTILTALAQWKTKRNRKPLVIQGARQVGKTWAMKSFGERAFDKVAYVNFDHNPRMQTLFSQDFNIERLILGLKIETGVEIEAENTLIIFDEIQEVPQALSSLKYFYENAPQYYIMAAGSLLGVSLHYQVSFPVGKVDFLHLYPMNFIEFLLAMGKKSLCDLLVSQDWQLIQSMKSHYIDLLRQYYFVGGMPEAVKAFAENQNIEEVREIQNNLLNAYEQDFSKHIDDSRLVSKVRTVWGEIPQQLARENKKFVFNQLQKGARAKDYELALQWLKDSGLVHPVYRIKKPHLPLTAYQDNAFKLFCLDVGLLAAKSRLDPIVLLDGNRLFTEFKGALTEQYVLQQLITQQNHPIFYWATEKGTAEVDFVVQYQQDIVPIEVKAEENLKAKSLKSYCDQFQPPLALRLSMSDYRQESWLTNLPLYAVSQFGHLQNFVKN from the coding sequence ATGGAACGTACAATTTTAACCGCATTAGCACAGTGGAAGACCAAGAGAAATCGTAAGCCGCTTGTTATTCAAGGGGCAAGGCAGGTTGGGAAAACGTGGGCAATGAAATCTTTTGGTGAGAGAGCATTTGATAAGGTGGCTTATGTTAATTTTGATCACAATCCTCGAATGCAAACCTTATTTAGCCAAGATTTTAATATTGAGCGGCTAATTTTAGGGCTAAAAATTGAAACTGGCGTAGAGATTGAAGCTGAAAATACGCTGATTATTTTTGATGAGATCCAAGAGGTTCCTCAGGCACTTTCTTCTTTAAAATATTTTTATGAGAATGCCCCGCAATACTACATTATGGCGGCAGGATCTTTGCTTGGCGTTTCTTTACATTATCAAGTTTCATTCCCCGTTGGCAAAGTCGATTTTCTCCACTTGTATCCAATGAACTTTATTGAATTTTTATTGGCAATGGGCAAAAAATCCTTGTGTGATCTGCTCGTATCGCAAGATTGGCAGCTTATTCAAAGTATGAAATCTCACTATATTGACTTACTGAGACAATATTACTTTGTTGGCGGTATGCCCGAAGCGGTGAAAGCGTTTGCTGAAAATCAAAATATCGAAGAAGTTCGGGAGATCCAAAATAATCTATTAAATGCTTATGAGCAGGATTTTTCTAAACACATTGATGATTCACGTTTAGTCAGCAAAGTGCGAACAGTTTGGGGGGAAATTCCGCAACAGTTAGCTCGAGAAAACAAAAAATTTGTGTTTAACCAATTGCAAAAAGGGGCAAGAGCAAAAGATTACGAACTGGCTTTGCAATGGTTAAAAGATAGCGGCTTAGTGCATCCTGTTTATCGGATTAAAAAACCTCATTTACCTTTAACGGCTTATCAAGATAATGCGTTTAAATTATTTTGTTTAGATGTGGGATTACTTGCGGCAAAAAGCCGTTTAGATCCGATAGTTTTGCTTGATGGTAACCGACTTTTTACGGAGTTTAAAGGAGCTTTAACAGAGCAATATGTTTTGCAGCAACTGATTACCCAACAAAATCATCCAATTTTTTATTGGGCAACGGAAAAAGGTACGGCGGAAGTCGATTTTGTGGTGCAATATCAACAAGATATTGTACCAATTGAAGTGAAAGCTGAAGAAAATTTAAAAGCGAAAAGTTTAAAATCTTACTGCGATCAATTCCAACCACCGTTGGCGTTACGCCTTTCTATGTCGGACTATCGTCAAGAAAGCTGGCTCACCAATTTACCCCTTTATGCCGTTTCTCAGTTTGGGCATTTGCAAAACTTTGTTAAAAACTAA